The genomic interval TCGGAAACTTGAGCTTAATAATAAGCTTTCTCCGTGAAACAGCTATTACACAAAGTTGCTCAAAGAAGCACAAAGATTAAAAAGGAATTATTTAGAACATGTATCATTATAACTTTTCAGTACATTGATTAGTTACAAAAAATAGTTAAATATAAGTATTAACAAAAAACAGAACAATAATATGAAACTTTTCAGAATTTTAGTAGCCCTTTTCTTTATGGCAAGTGCAACAGGTTTGGCACAAAGTGATACAATTTATTACTTCGATTGTGCCGATTCTATTCCGGGCAACTGGCAAAGCCTTGATAGCACTGGCAACAATTTTAGTTGGGAGCACACATATGTTGGATTGGATGCGGCATATTGCCCACTTTCAAGTTCAAGTTTTAATTCAACAAGTGCCAACAATGGTTGGTTGATGCTTCACTCTGCATACCACAACACCGATTCTACTGGTGGAACTTTAGAGATGGCTGATACTATAATTTACATGAATTCGACTCTTCTATCAGATCCATTTGATTTCAGTAATGAATCGGAGGTTTATGTTTCATTTCAGCATTGGTATCGTACTCTTAGTGCCCCAATGTGGGGTTCTTTCGATATGGCTGTTAGTAATGATGGAATTTCATGGACCACTTTCAATATGAATACTGGTCCGGATTCTCCCGATTCGGGATGGGAAGATAAAGTTGAAATAATTCTAATAGATATCTCAACAATTGCAGCCGGGCAAACTCAGGTTTGGCTTCGTTTTCATTACAATAATCTTGCATGGTATTTTTGGAATATTGACGATATAGCTTTCCTTCGATCTACCCCGCCTTCAGCCATAGAGTCCGATATTATAGCAAATTTTAAAATATTCCCAAATCCTGTCGAGAAAGGAGCTTTTATTAATGTTTTGAATGCCAGAACAGGTTCTACCTACGAATTACTGGATTGTTTTGGAGCAATTGTTTCGAGTGGAAAATTACAAAATTCAAATTCTAAAATCCAACTAAATGGTATTGGTGTCGGAATCTATTTTTTGAATATTAACAATTATGTTGAAAAAATTGTTGTACGCTAAAAGTTTAGCATTCTTAGAAACATACAAAGTCTGATTTTAATTAAAAATACTTTTTAATAGTTTCAATCAGTACTTTTTTATTTATGGGTTTTGCAATATAGTCGTTGCAGCCTGCTTCTATGACTTTTTCGCGATCGCCTGCAAGGGCATATGCTGTTTGTGCAATAATAATAACATCCTTATTAAATTCTCGAATTTTGCGAGTTGCATCGTAGCCATTCATTTCAGGCATTTTCATATCCATAAGGATTAAATCGATGTCGGGATTTTGTTTGCAAACTTCAATTGCCTTAATACCGGTTTCTGCATTTAATACATTTTCATTTTTTAAAACATTTTTGAAGTAAAAGTTTATTAGTTCTTCATCTTCTACGACAAGAATTTTAAGATTGCCAATTTCGTTTTCCTTTTTACTTATTGCAGTATCTTCAGGTTTTTCTTCGAGTGTTTTCTTTTCAGCTTCTATTGGAATTGTAAAATAGAACTGAGAACCTTTTCCTAAGTCAGATTCAACCCACATGTTCCCGCCGAGAGATTCAATAAGTTTGATGGCAACAGAGAGTCCTATCCCTACTCCTTCATAGCGTCTTGTACTATTATCGTCGAGTTGTCTGAAAATATCAAAAATCAGTTTTTTATTATCTTCGCTAATGCCAATGCCAGTATCTTTTACATAGAATTTCAACATTGGTTTTTTGTCAATTATTTCTTCAGTAAAACCATATTCGATATACCCTTCACTTGTAAATTTAAGGGCATTTTTTAGCAGATGAAATATTATTTTTTCCAGCTTTTCAGAGTCAGAATACATTGATATTTTGTCGTAATTTTTACAAGGTTTAAATCTAATATCAATATTGTCTTTTTCAACCTTAATTTGTTCTGCTTTAATTTTTGTATAAATAATATCAATAAATCCGGCGAAATTGAATGTTTCTTTTTGAATTAGCATTTCCTTGCTTTCTATCATTGTAAGGTCAAAGATATCTTCAACAATATTTAGCAGATGATTTCCACTTTTATTAATGGTTTTCCCATAATTAGTAATTTCTTCGATAGGAGAATTTTTATTTAGCAAAAAAGAAAATCCAATTACTGAATTGAGAGGCGTTCGTAATTCATGCGACATTGTGTTCAAAAAAGCAGTTTTCAGATGGTTACTTTCTTCGGCTTTCTCTTTTGCTTTTTTTAATTCAGAGTTTATTCTCTGAATATGTTGCATATTTTTTGACATTTCTTCGTTTAGCACCTGAAATTCTTCATTTTGAGCTGCAAGTTGTTGATTCATAGCTTGCAGTTCTGCTTCAGCTTGTTTTCGTTCGGTAATATCATTTAATGCTGTTACTCGAAGTGTTTTTCCTCCAGTATCCATCATTTTGCCTTGTATTTCGGCATAAAAAGTCGATCCGTCCTTTCTCATTGCAAGCACCTCATACGGTTTTTCATAACCTGAAAGCATATTCTTTATTACTTTATCTCTGTCTTGTGGTGCAATCCAATCGATACCCGGTTTTCCAATAGCTTCGCTTAAAGTATAAGCAAACATCTTTTCGGCAGAATAATTCTGGTCTAAACAAATACCTTTTTCAGATAAAAAAACTGCCTCGAATGGAGCTTCCGATAATGCTTTAAATCGATTTTCGCTTTCTAAAATAATCTTTTCGTCCTTCTTTCTTGTGGAAATATCTTCGAATATTGCAGCAAATTCATCTTCATTTGAACGATACGCATAAATTGAGTAATGAGTACT from Bacteroidota bacterium carries:
- a CDS encoding T9SS type A sorting domain-containing protein — encoded protein: MKLFRILVALFFMASATGLAQSDTIYYFDCADSIPGNWQSLDSTGNNFSWEHTYVGLDAAYCPLSSSSFNSTSANNGWLMLHSAYHNTDSTGGTLEMADTIIYMNSTLLSDPFDFSNESEVYVSFQHWYRTLSAPMWGSFDMAVSNDGISWTTFNMNTGPDSPDSGWEDKVEIILIDISTIAAGQTQVWLRFHYNNLAWYFWNIDDIAFLRSTPPSAIESDIIANFKIFPNPVEKGAFINVLNARTGSTYELLDCFGAIVSSGKLQNSNSKIQLNGIGVGIYFLNINNYVEKIVVR
- a CDS encoding response regulator, which translates into the protein MGNIQKDRDERVTNIENCDRYNYLFDRMSSGVVFCKAIYNQSGDMVDCIYKDMNAAYEKFTNLKKETTIGKKVSEMLPGTEPEWFSTFGNVVKTGKPISFEMFHENSSTHYSIYAYRSNEDEFAAIFEDISTRKKDEKIILESENRFKALSEAPFEAVFLSEKGICLDQNYSAEKMFAYTLSEAIGKPGIDWIAPQDRDKVIKNMLSGYEKPYEVLAMRKDGSTFYAEIQGKMMDTGGKTLRVTALNDITERKQAEAELQAMNQQLAAQNEEFQVLNEEMSKNMQHIQRINSELKKAKEKAEESNHLKTAFLNTMSHELRTPLNSVIGFSFLLNKNSPIEEITNYGKTINKSGNHLLNIVEDIFDLTMIESKEMLIQKETFNFAGFIDIIYTKIKAEQIKVEKDNIDIRFKPCKNYDKISMYSDSEKLEKIIFHLLKNALKFTSEGYIEYGFTEEIIDKKPMLKFYVKDTGIGISEDNKKLIFDIFRQLDDNSTRRYEGVGIGLSVAIKLIESLGGNMWVESDLGKGSQFYFTIPIEAEKKTLEEKPEDTAISKKENEIGNLKILVVEDEELINFYFKNVLKNENVLNAETGIKAIEVCKQNPDIDLILMDMKMPEMNGYDATRKIREFNKDVIIIAQTAYALAGDREKVIEAGCNDYIAKPINKKVLIETIKKYF